One genomic segment of Synechocystis sp. LKSZ1 includes these proteins:
- a CDS encoding methyltransferase domain-containing protein: MVFPSFQIRTDTDELMDDFSITDERLTEALEQLRWVNRLLGGYSTTMAILAPFLQSRAGQVTRILDLGTGIADFPEYIVRWAEAQSVDIPIEITAVDANPATIDYAQQTLEKRLNDRQRAKISLEVADALALPYADHAFDIGMGAMFLHHFAQPKAIAIVKDLQRVSQHGIIINDLHRHPLAYAGIYSLTRLLPAAPMVRHDGPLSVLRGFRANDLTTIAEGAGLTDFSLRWYFPFRWLLSTVRRERSK, encoded by the coding sequence ATGGTTTTTCCGTCTTTTCAAATTCGTACCGACACCGATGAATTAATGGATGATTTTTCCATTACCGATGAACGCTTAACCGAGGCTTTGGAGCAATTACGTTGGGTCAATCGTTTATTGGGGGGCTATAGTACCACGATGGCGATTTTGGCTCCGTTTTTGCAGTCAAGGGCGGGCCAGGTGACACGCATTCTGGATTTAGGAACAGGGATTGCCGATTTTCCCGAATATATTGTGCGCTGGGCGGAGGCTCAATCCGTTGATATACCGATAGAAATTACGGCGGTAGATGCCAACCCGGCCACCATTGACTATGCCCAGCAAACCCTAGAAAAACGTTTAAATGATCGCCAACGCGCAAAAATTAGTCTCGAAGTGGCCGATGCTTTAGCCTTACCCTACGCTGATCATGCCTTTGATATTGGTATGGGAGCCATGTTTTTACATCACTTTGCCCAACCCAAGGCGATCGCCATTGTGAAAGATCTGCAACGGGTTTCCCAGCACGGCATTATTATCAACGATCTCCACCGTCATCCCCTGGCCTATGCGGGCATCTATAGCTTGACCCGTTTATTACCCGCCGCTCCGATGGTACGCCATGACGGCCCTCTGTCCGTATTGCGCGGTTTTCGGGCTAATGATTTGACGACGATCGCCGAAGGTGCAGGGTTAACGGATTTTTCCTTGCGGTGGTATTTTCCCTTTCGCTGGTTACTCAGTACAGTACGGAGGGAAAGAAGCAAATGA
- a CDS encoding type III polyketide synthase, translated as MYTVLESIGTANPPFRRSQAEAAAFMIRVQRFSEATQNRITRIYQQSGIDYRYSCLEDYGLEPDQFRFFANNPYLQPAPSTRDRNQQYQIWAKAIATSAAQQALEKAGLKPETITHLIVVSCTGFSAPGVDIHLIQSLGLPAMVARTLVGFMGCHGALNGLKLAHAICQGDDQAQVLLVCVELCSLHFQINDSVENLVINAIFADGAAAAILRSQSYSEAVGKLIYQDSYSQLLAGEDLMNWTIGDTGFLMGLSPKVPEVIAEYLPHFLHDFLAKHQLNPAMIDGWAIHPGGRKIVETIQDLLALSDSLVHDSFEVLRLYGNMSSPTILFILQRLLARHHRGLTAGNGFNHLVGLAFGPGLTIESCLWQQLGANA; from the coding sequence TTTCGGCGATCCCAGGCAGAAGCCGCCGCGTTTATGATCCGTGTTCAGCGATTTTCCGAGGCTACACAAAATCGTATTACTCGTATTTATCAACAATCGGGCATTGATTATCGTTATAGCTGTCTTGAAGACTATGGGTTAGAGCCAGATCAATTTCGCTTTTTTGCCAATAACCCTTACCTACAACCCGCCCCCAGTACCCGCGACCGTAATCAACAGTATCAAATCTGGGCCAAGGCAATCGCCACCAGCGCGGCCCAACAGGCCCTCGAAAAAGCAGGCTTAAAACCAGAAACCATTACCCATCTGATTGTGGTCAGTTGTACAGGCTTTTCTGCGCCAGGGGTAGATATTCATCTCATCCAAAGTTTGGGACTCCCCGCAATGGTAGCCAGAACTCTCGTCGGGTTTATGGGCTGTCATGGCGCCTTAAACGGGTTGAAATTAGCCCATGCTATTTGTCAGGGAGACGATCAAGCTCAGGTCTTACTGGTCTGTGTGGAACTCTGTTCGCTTCATTTTCAGATCAATGATTCGGTGGAAAATTTGGTGATTAATGCCATTTTTGCCGATGGAGCCGCTGCCGCCATTCTGCGATCGCAGTCTTATTCAGAAGCCGTAGGAAAACTGATCTATCAAGACAGTTATAGCCAACTATTGGCGGGGGAAGATTTAATGAATTGGACGATTGGTGATACCGGTTTTTTGATGGGATTGTCGCCAAAAGTACCAGAAGTCATTGCCGAATATTTACCACATTTTTTGCACGACTTTTTAGCTAAACACCAATTAAATCCTGCCATGATTGACGGTTGGGCGATTCATCCAGGGGGTAGAAAAATTGTAGAAACCATTCAAGACCTGTTAGCTCTGTCCGATTCATTAGTTCACGATTCCTTTGAAGTTCTACGTTTGTATGGCAACATGAGTTCTCCCACGATTTTATTTATCTTGCAACGCTTACTGGCCCGTCATCACAGAGGTTTAACGGCGGGAAACGGTTTCAATCATCTGGTAGGTCTGGCCTTTGGGCCGGGCTTAACCATTGAAAGTTGTTTATGGCAACAGCTAGGGGCAAACGCATAA